Proteins co-encoded in one Timaviella obliquedivisa GSE-PSE-MK23-08B genomic window:
- a CDS encoding putative toxin-antitoxin system toxin component, PIN family — translation MTFRVVVDTNIWIRILLKGQVTLPILEAFNQDKFELVMSQLLMDELRLVCDRPRLKERIDTSQAFRLEQQLQNRATWVELKTIPPNCRDPKDLPVLATAIDGEANMIVTGDDDLRADDELRTIMALMVSSC, via the coding sequence ATGACGTTTCGAGTCGTGGTTGATACCAATATCTGGATTCGCATCTTGCTAAAGGGGCAGGTGACATTGCCAATCTTAGAAGCGTTCAATCAGGACAAATTTGAGTTGGTGATGAGTCAACTGCTCATGGATGAACTCCGTCTCGTTTGCGATCGCCCCCGATTAAAAGAGCGAATTGATACGAGTCAAGCCTTTCGCCTTGAACAACAGTTACAGAACCGCGCTACATGGGTTGAGTTGAAAACAATTCCACCGAATTGTCGAGATCCAAAAGATTTACCTGTGCTGGCTACGGCTATTGATGGTGAAGCAAACATGATTGTGACTGGGGATGATGATTTACGGGCTGATGATGAATTGAGGACAATCATGGCACTTATGGTATCCAGTTGCTAG
- a CDS encoding ABC transporter ATP-binding protein/permease, translating to MPLPLKQYSDLLADYLKPQRDRVVWLAVTLLGSIGLQILNPQLLGYFIDTASAGGSTQSLLTAALLFTGVALLTQILTVIATYFGENVAWTATNALRADLVEHCLRLDLSFHKSHTSGELLERVDGDVTMLSRFFSQLVIHVLGNGILLVGILIVLFFEDWRAGLSLSIFSLMALSLLLSLRSFAVMPWTEYRQMGAEFFGFLGEHLAGREDIRANGAVSYVMRRFHEILQRWLPIYQNARFASTVLWATSVGLFTTGNAIALATAAYLWNQNAITIGTAYLIFHYTNLLNQPIERIREELEELQQVEASIYRIQELFNTTSKLEDKGDRSLPPEALSVRFDHVWFSYEAAEKNTAVQKHGQVFTHPFTHSPIPSSTQLQDISFHLPSGQVLGLLGRTGSGKTTIARLLLRLYDIQSGKICIGEVPIAQPSLVQLRQRIGLVTQDIQLFQASVRDNLTFFDSRVSDSEIRETLDWLGLTEWLHSLPHGLDTLLGADSSGLSAGQAQLLAFARVFLKNPSLVILDEASSRLDPITETQIERAIARLFQNRTGIIIAHRLTTVQQANQILILEQGKIREYGDRLTLQNDERSHFSKLLIASSKKVQPLI from the coding sequence ATGCCACTTCCTCTCAAGCAATATAGCGATCTCCTAGCAGATTATCTTAAACCTCAACGCGATCGCGTTGTTTGGCTGGCGGTAACCCTGTTGGGAAGTATCGGTTTACAAATTCTCAATCCGCAACTGCTGGGTTATTTTATCGATACGGCAAGCGCGGGCGGTTCCACTCAATCTTTGTTGACGGCGGCTCTGCTGTTTACAGGTGTAGCATTGTTAACCCAGATTCTTACCGTCATCGCTACCTACTTCGGCGAAAACGTAGCTTGGACAGCCACGAATGCTCTGCGAGCCGATCTGGTGGAACATTGCTTGCGACTCGACCTGTCCTTCCACAAATCTCACACTTCCGGCGAATTGCTAGAGCGGGTAGATGGCGATGTGACGATGCTCTCTCGGTTCTTCTCACAGTTAGTGATCCATGTTCTGGGAAATGGTATCTTGCTCGTTGGCATTCTAATTGTGCTGTTCTTTGAAGATTGGCGGGCAGGGCTAAGTCTTAGCATTTTCTCATTGATGGCGCTGTCGCTGCTGTTGAGTTTGCGATCGTTTGCCGTAATGCCTTGGACGGAATATCGCCAAATGGGGGCAGAGTTTTTCGGCTTCCTGGGAGAACATCTGGCAGGCAGAGAAGATATTCGCGCGAACGGTGCAGTCAGCTACGTGATGCGTCGATTTCACGAAATTTTGCAACGCTGGTTGCCGATCTATCAAAACGCCCGATTTGCCAGCACGGTACTGTGGGCAACTTCTGTGGGATTATTTACAACTGGAAATGCGATCGCCCTCGCTACAGCGGCTTATCTTTGGAATCAAAACGCCATCACGATCGGCACGGCTTATCTCATCTTTCATTACACCAATTTGCTCAACCAACCGATCGAACGTATCCGCGAAGAACTGGAAGAACTGCAACAAGTAGAAGCTAGTATTTACCGCATTCAGGAGTTATTCAATACCACATCGAAACTAGAGGATAAGGGCGATCGCTCTCTTCCGCCGGAAGCGCTATCAGTTAGATTTGATCACGTTTGGTTTAGTTACGAGGCAGCCGAAAAAAACACAGCAGTGCAAAAGCATGGACAGGTTTTTACGCACCCATTTACTCATTCACCCATTCCCTCATCCACTCAACTCCAGGATATTTCCTTCCACCTTCCATCAGGTCAAGTGTTAGGACTACTAGGACGCACAGGCAGCGGCAAAACCACGATCGCCCGTTTGTTGCTGCGACTCTATGACATTCAATCGGGCAAGATTTGCATTGGTGAAGTCCCGATCGCTCAACCGTCTCTCGTTCAGTTACGACAGCGGATTGGATTGGTTACACAAGATATCCAACTGTTTCAAGCTAGCGTTCGTGATAATTTAACTTTTTTCGATTCTCGCGTTAGCGATTCAGAGATTCGGGAAACGTTGGATTGGTTAGGACTGACAGAATGGCTGCATTCACTTCCCCACGGACTCGATACCTTACTGGGTGCAGATAGCAGCGGACTTTCTGCCGGACAAGCTCAATTGTTAGCCTTTGCCCGCGTATTTCTCAAAAATCCGAGTTTAGTCATTCTTGATGAAGCCTCTTCACGGCTTGACCCCATTACCGAAACTCAAATTGAACGGGCGATCGCGCGTCTTTTTCAAAACCGAACTGGCATCATTATTGCTCATCGATTAACTACCGTTCAACAAGCTAACCAAATTTTGATTTTGGAACAGGGAAAGATTCGGGAGTATGGCGATCGCCTGACCCTTCAAAACGATGAGCGATCGCACTTCTCAAAGCTTTTGATTGCTAGCTCCAAAAAGGTACAACCTTTAATATAG
- a CDS encoding iron-siderophore ABC transporter substrate-binding protein, which produces MAGRMHRSILRILLVIITLVWVIACNGSSVEQLGDSGDNGVELQSSAAVHVVEHGKGKTTVPTNLNRIITLDEYALECVLALQAKPVGSVIFENTPPYFQGKIQGIENLGSEGEPSLEKILALKPDLILGTMIHEQTYRQLSQIAPTVLTPHKDSKDWKAALMNFAEALGKTDVAEQILQDYNDRLETFKTQMGERLENTQVSVVRVYPTHISLYLNDVFIGTILEDAGLPRPPSQDKSGAAYEISKERIRDADGDVIFMWTYGYNQQYQQEAQIALKQLKTDPLWAQLNAVQQGKVYEVPGYWIGAGPLAANAVIDDLFKYLVRN; this is translated from the coding sequence ATGGCGGGAAGAATGCATCGATCGATTTTGCGGATTCTGCTGGTGATTATCACGTTAGTTTGGGTGATTGCCTGCAATGGCAGCAGTGTCGAACAATTAGGAGATAGCGGAGACAATGGTGTAGAATTACAATCTTCCGCAGCAGTACACGTTGTTGAACACGGTAAGGGGAAAACCACAGTTCCCACTAATCTCAACCGGATTATCACACTAGATGAATATGCCTTAGAATGCGTTTTGGCATTACAGGCTAAACCCGTTGGCAGCGTTATTTTTGAAAATACTCCGCCCTATTTTCAAGGAAAGATACAAGGAATTGAAAACCTGGGTAGCGAAGGAGAACCCAGTCTGGAGAAAATATTGGCGCTTAAACCTGATTTAATTTTAGGCACAATGATCCACGAGCAAACCTATCGTCAATTATCACAAATTGCCCCAACAGTTTTAACGCCTCACAAAGACTCAAAGGATTGGAAAGCAGCACTGATGAACTTTGCCGAGGCGTTGGGAAAGACCGATGTTGCGGAACAGATTTTACAAGACTACAACGATCGGCTAGAGACATTCAAAACTCAAATGGGCGAGCGATTAGAGAACACTCAAGTCTCCGTTGTGCGCGTCTATCCCACTCACATTAGTCTCTATCTAAACGATGTTTTCATTGGCACAATTTTAGAGGATGCCGGATTACCTCGTCCGCCTTCTCAAGACAAGTCAGGGGCAGCTTACGAGATTTCTAAAGAACGCATTCGAGATGCTGACGGAGATGTGATCTTTATGTGGACGTATGGCTATAACCAGCAATACCAGCAAGAGGCGCAGATTGCCCTAAAGCAGTTGAAAACCGATCCACTATGGGCACAATTAAACGCCGTGCAGCAAGGGAAAGTCTATGAGGTTCCTGGCTACTGGATTGGAGCAGGGCCGCTGGCTGCCAATGCCGTCATTGATGATCTGTTCAAGTATCTCGTCAGGAATTAA
- a CDS encoding AraC family transcriptional regulator translates to MAIALSQSDYWALFQEPLATAQMTRPDKADTIWKYPEQFGQGYWRSLQLQEGLLLEIGDYQLHKPLIVESPERAHPLECSFWTVKEFVHQPSSSDGEYFFSGSGNACEDSCEYLPGQRNFEVCVHMEPELFCASVSDRAGEVPEEFQKLLKKPDQERFVCSHAPTAAMQITLQQIVNCPHQGAVKRMYLESKVWELMALQLEAVNQQANQGNLWQLKAEDVDRLHYAREILAKHLQNPPSLKALARQVGLNEFILKRGFRQVFSTTVFGYLHQYRMEQAKQLLEEGNLSITQIAHAVGFANRGYFAAAFRKRFGINPKAYSLLIGRQRNLGDAKIPACDLKIPARDQCDRPYAAAFR, encoded by the coding sequence ATGGCGATCGCACTCTCTCAATCTGACTACTGGGCGTTGTTTCAGGAGCCTTTGGCAACAGCACAAATGACGCGCCCAGATAAGGCTGACACCATCTGGAAATACCCGGAGCAGTTTGGGCAAGGCTATTGGCGATCGCTTCAGCTTCAGGAGGGGCTATTGTTGGAGATTGGCGATTATCAACTCCACAAACCGCTGATTGTTGAATCTCCTGAGCGTGCCCATCCGCTAGAGTGTAGTTTTTGGACTGTGAAGGAATTTGTCCACCAGCCCTCATCTAGCGATGGAGAGTATTTCTTTTCTGGCAGTGGCAATGCTTGCGAGGATTCGTGTGAGTATTTACCAGGACAGCGCAACTTTGAGGTGTGCGTTCATATGGAGCCTGAACTATTTTGTGCATCTGTGAGCGATCGCGCTGGAGAAGTTCCTGAAGAATTCCAAAAACTGCTTAAGAAACCTGACCAAGAGCGTTTCGTTTGTTCTCATGCACCTACTGCTGCCATGCAAATCACCTTACAACAGATCGTGAATTGCCCCCACCAAGGCGCAGTCAAACGAATGTATCTCGAAAGTAAAGTGTGGGAACTGATGGCGTTGCAGTTGGAAGCGGTGAACCAGCAAGCCAATCAAGGCAACCTGTGGCAATTAAAAGCAGAAGATGTCGATCGCCTTCACTATGCCAGGGAGATTTTGGCAAAACACTTGCAGAATCCGCCTTCGCTTAAAGCATTGGCTCGTCAGGTTGGTCTAAACGAATTTATTCTGAAGCGGGGATTTCGCCAGGTTTTTAGCACTACCGTATTTGGTTATTTACATCAATACCGCATGGAACAGGCTAAGCAATTGCTAGAGGAGGGAAATCTGTCGATTACTCAGATTGCTCACGCAGTCGGTTTTGCCAATCGTGGTTACTTTGCCGCCGCATTTAGAAAGAGATTTGGCATCAATCCTAAAGCCTATTCCCTACTGATTGGAAGACAAAGGAATTTGGGAGATGCCAAAATTCCCGCTTGTGATCTAAAAATTCCCGCTCGTGATCAATGCGATCGCCCATACGCTGCTGCTTTCCGGTAA
- a CDS encoding sucrase ferredoxin, which produces MSPNQALTTCRFCSVVSKSNHEDPIGTGATYDRFLLIELPQPWSPAIWIEPGTLPQPVIDVFQTAWNQDINFRPLAIAPDRDYTQPNATRVIYYQRPAKQFAQYTKQEFILPFTELAPLINALLTQPDQLPNFTSYQQNTNHIRDLLICTHSNYDVACGRFGYPIYEKLRKEYAMRHSSSLQVWRCSHFGGHQFAPTLLDLPEGRYWGHLEPEILDLLVHRNGSVAGLRSFYRGWAGLGWAEQIAEREIWMQEGWDWLNYLKHSETLAIDPSDADYPNWAEVRINFTSPDGTRSGAYTARVEACGQVTTMWNSGDEKSLETVKQYQVSRLDQVISP; this is translated from the coding sequence ATGTCTCCTAACCAAGCTTTAACTACCTGCCGATTTTGTTCAGTTGTGTCCAAATCTAATCACGAAGATCCGATCGGCACAGGAGCCACCTACGATCGCTTTCTGCTGATTGAACTGCCTCAACCCTGGTCGCCTGCAATTTGGATTGAACCTGGAACGTTGCCCCAACCAGTCATCGATGTGTTTCAAACTGCTTGGAATCAGGATATCAACTTCAGACCACTAGCCATTGCGCCCGATCGAGACTACACCCAGCCCAATGCCACACGAGTCATCTATTACCAGCGCCCTGCTAAGCAATTTGCACAATACACCAAGCAGGAATTCATTCTGCCGTTTACTGAACTAGCTCCTCTGATCAACGCCTTGCTTACTCAACCAGACCAACTTCCCAACTTCACGTCCTATCAGCAAAACACCAATCACATCCGAGACTTACTAATCTGTACCCATAGCAACTACGACGTGGCTTGCGGCAGGTTTGGTTATCCCATCTATGAAAAACTTCGCAAAGAGTACGCCATGCGCCATTCATCATCTCTCCAAGTCTGGCGCTGTTCCCATTTTGGCGGACATCAGTTTGCACCCACCCTACTCGATCTACCCGAAGGTCGCTACTGGGGGCATTTAGAGCCAGAAATTCTGGATTTGCTAGTGCATCGCAATGGTTCTGTAGCGGGGTTGCGATCGTTTTACCGAGGATGGGCAGGACTAGGCTGGGCTGAACAAATTGCCGAGCGAGAAATCTGGATGCAGGAAGGTTGGGATTGGCTCAATTACCTCAAGCATAGCGAAACATTGGCGATCGACCCATCCGATGCAGATTATCCTAACTGGGCAGAGGTTCGCATTAACTTTACCTCACCAGATGGAACTCGATCGGGTGCCTACACAGCCAGAGTTGAGGCTTGCGGTCAGGTCACGACGATGTGGAATTCAGGAGACGAAAAATCATTGGAGACGGTTAAGCAGTATCAGGTCAGTCGCCTAGATCAAGTCATTTCGCCATAG
- a CDS encoding TonB-dependent receptor — MLNLLWRSSLIASLFSVWLAPFAWAEVSLEGIENRDQEWGIRDQGEEEIRDRPEPQIDEDFFSFATPHSLLPTVSELEQPATTVEEWLAQILVQITGVRLNQTPEGVEVILDATGQLQPASPSIVGNALIIDISDATLVLPDEDEFRVADPSEGIALISVTNLPNNRVRVAITGTDAPPVTEVSTEAQELVVSVTSGEPGEVTEEDAIQVVVTGEQEEGYQVDEATTATRTDTPLRDIPQSIQVVPRQILEDQQVIQLEDAVRNVSGVVPGNTFGNTQDGGFVIRGFPAFDLYLRNGFRDNAQGIREFANIERVEVLKGPASLLYGNLEPGGVINFITEIPLSDPYYSAELKLGNYGFVRPSIDFSGPLNDDETLLYRLNAAYLNEDGFRDFSRATERYFIAPVLTWQISDRTDLTLEFDHVRDERPFDRGLVVIGDEVADIPISRILGEEDDFRQVEEVGAGYRFEHRFSDNWRVRNAFRTLFSDSLDSAFQPDSLDEETGILTRNLRSNDDHRESFALQTELVGEFSTGSVDHTLLLGVDWSRNTQRSNTRAAESTPSINIFDPEYGAFRPERSDLPLLTIDRFNATNTVGFFIQDQIDLLDNLHLLIGGRFDIIDQSSFSFLSGTGSDQNEEAFSPRIGILYQPIEPISLYASYSQSFQPNVFTQSDGSFLEPERGRQFEVGIRGEFLGDRLIANLAAYHLTKTNVATTNPDDPNFSLPLGEVRSQGIELDVAGEILSGWNIIASYAYTDAKVTDSGDDPFFPEGLRNANVAPNTASLWTTYEIQTGTLQGLGFGIGLFYVDNRPGNFDNTYELPSFIRTDAAVYYRRDNWRAALNIKNLFDERHFAGADFGTNTVRPGEPLTIVGSVSVEF; from the coding sequence ATGTTGAATTTGTTGTGGCGATCGTCGCTTATTGCAAGCTTGTTCTCGGTGTGGTTGGCTCCATTTGCTTGGGCAGAGGTGAGCTTGGAGGGAATAGAAAATAGGGATCAGGAATGGGGAATTAGGGATCAGGGCGAAGAAGAGATAAGAGATAGACCAGAACCGCAAATCGATGAAGATTTTTTTTCATTCGCTACTCCCCACTCGCTACTCCCCACAGTCAGCGAACTTGAGCAACCTGCAACAACGGTTGAGGAATGGCTGGCACAGATTTTGGTGCAAATTACAGGAGTACGATTAAACCAAACTCCAGAGGGAGTAGAGGTCATTCTGGATGCAACAGGGCAATTGCAGCCTGCTTCCCCTTCTATTGTGGGCAATGCGTTGATTATTGATATCTCAGATGCAACACTGGTCTTGCCAGATGAGGATGAATTCCGGGTAGCCGATCCAAGTGAGGGAATTGCGCTAATCAGTGTGACCAATTTGCCCAATAATCGGGTGCGAGTTGCCATTACAGGAACAGATGCGCCGCCTGTGACTGAGGTAAGCACGGAGGCTCAGGAATTGGTGGTGAGTGTGACATCGGGTGAACCGGGAGAAGTGACAGAGGAAGACGCGATTCAGGTGGTGGTGACTGGGGAGCAGGAAGAGGGATATCAGGTCGATGAGGCGACGACCGCCACCCGCACCGATACACCACTGCGAGATATTCCCCAATCGATTCAGGTGGTTCCCCGACAGATTCTCGAAGACCAGCAGGTAATTCAACTGGAAGACGCGGTTCGCAACGTCAGCGGGGTCGTCCCAGGCAACACGTTTGGGAACACGCAGGATGGTGGCTTCGTGATCCGGGGGTTTCCAGCCTTTGATTTGTATTTACGTAATGGCTTCAGAGACAACGCTCAAGGCATTCGAGAATTTGCCAATATTGAACGAGTCGAAGTGCTGAAAGGTCCAGCCTCGTTACTCTATGGCAATCTGGAACCGGGAGGTGTGATCAACTTTATTACCGAAATACCGCTGTCTGATCCCTACTACTCCGCAGAACTAAAGTTGGGGAATTACGGCTTTGTGCGTCCGTCGATCGATTTTTCGGGCCCTTTAAACGACGATGAAACTCTGCTGTATCGCCTCAATGCGGCTTACCTGAACGAAGACGGGTTTCGAGATTTTAGCCGCGCCACCGAACGATACTTTATTGCTCCGGTGTTGACCTGGCAAATTAGCGATCGCACCGATCTGACACTGGAATTTGATCATGTGCGCGACGAGCGCCCCTTCGATCGCGGCTTAGTGGTCATTGGCGATGAAGTGGCAGATATTCCCATCAGCCGAATACTGGGCGAGGAAGATGATTTCCGGCAGGTGGAAGAAGTTGGCGCAGGATACCGTTTTGAGCATCGCTTTAGCGACAACTGGCGGGTGCGAAACGCTTTCCGGACGCTGTTTAGCGATTCCTTAGACTCTGCCTTTCAGCCTGATAGTTTGGACGAGGAAACGGGGATATTGACGCGCAATTTGCGTTCCAATGATGACCACCGCGAGAGTTTTGCCCTCCAGACCGAGCTAGTGGGAGAGTTCTCAACGGGATCGGTCGACCATACCCTGTTATTGGGCGTAGACTGGAGCCGAAACACCCAGCGCAGCAATACCAGAGCCGCCGAGTCTACTCCATCGATTAACATCTTTGACCCAGAATACGGTGCCTTCCGACCTGAGCGATCGGATCTGCCGCTGCTGACTATCGATCGCTTCAATGCCACCAACACAGTGGGCTTTTTTATCCAGGATCAAATTGACCTCTTAGACAACTTGCATCTGCTGATCGGTGGACGATTCGACATTATTGATCAGAGTTCTTTCAGTTTTCTGAGCGGTACTGGCAGTGACCAAAACGAAGAGGCTTTCTCTCCCCGAATTGGCATTCTCTATCAGCCGATCGAACCCATTTCACTCTATGCCAGCTATAGCCAGTCGTTTCAGCCTAATGTGTTTACCCAATCCGATGGTTCTTTTCTGGAACCCGAACGGGGACGACAGTTTGAGGTGGGCATTCGCGGCGAATTTCTAGGCGATCGCCTGATTGCAAATTTGGCCGCGTACCATCTGACCAAGACCAACGTGGCTACTACCAATCCAGACGATCCCAACTTCTCGCTGCCCTTGGGTGAAGTCAGAAGCCAGGGGATTGAATTGGATGTTGCAGGGGAAATCTTATCCGGTTGGAATATCATTGCCTCCTATGCTTACACGGATGCCAAAGTCACAGACAGTGGCGATGATCCCTTCTTTCCGGAGGGATTACGCAACGCCAATGTTGCTCCCAATACGGCTAGTCTCTGGACAACGTATGAGATACAAACTGGAACGCTCCAGGGATTGGGATTTGGTATTGGCTTATTCTATGTCGATAATAGACCCGGTAATTTTGATAACACCTATGAATTACCCTCTTTTATCCGCACGGATGCGGCTGTCTATTATCGTCGTGATAACTGGAGAGCCGCGCTTAACATCAAGAACTTGTTTGATGAGCGGCATTTTGCAGGGGCAGATTTTGGAACCAACACAGTTAGACCGGGTGAACCCTTGACGATTGTGGGCAGCGTATCGGTAGAGTTTTAG
- a CDS encoding DUF1636 domain-containing protein, translating to MSSNQTQRVYAIAFSAADKVTYLFTNVPANEADALLQFDQLYRQSEDGYVLPAKMPESLRSRLLVRVPPVS from the coding sequence ATTAGCTCAAATCAAACTCAGCGAGTTTATGCCATTGCCTTCTCTGCCGCAGACAAAGTCACCTATCTCTTCACCAACGTTCCCGCAAATGAAGCCGATGCGTTGCTGCAATTTGATCAACTTTATAGGCAAAGTGAAGACGGCTACGTGTTGCCAGCTAAAATGCCTGAGTCCTTACGATCGCGTTTATTAGTTCGCGTTCCACCTGTTTCTTAA
- a CDS encoding type II toxin-antitoxin system RelE/ParE family toxin has product MTDKPIIQVEAAKTFTRDLRTLSKKYRSIYKDVQPVIEELQNGNILGDQIPNIGYAVFKVRIRNSDIKKGKSGGYRLIYYLQTMTGIILLTIYLKSEQANIEPDEIKSIIEQEQ; this is encoded by the coding sequence GTGACTGATAAGCCGATAATCCAGGTTGAAGCAGCTAAAACGTTCACTCGTGACTTACGGACTCTCTCGAAAAAGTATCGCAGTATTTATAAGGATGTTCAGCCCGTTATTGAGGAACTTCAGAATGGCAACATCCTTGGTGATCAAATTCCCAACATTGGCTATGCAGTCTTTAAAGTCCGAATCCGTAACAGTGATATAAAAAAAGGAAAAAGCGGCGGGTATCGATTGATTTATTATCTCCAAACCATGACTGGGATTATTCTCTTAACTATCTATCTAAAGTCTGAGCAAGCCAATATTGAACCCGACGAGATTAAGTCAATCATTGAACAAGAACAATGA
- a CDS encoding AraC family transcriptional regulator: protein MAIALSQADYWALFQESVEGKQPASDEVDIIRKYPSQLGHGFWREVDLREGLYLTIADYTLHDDVISEAPDREHPLEYMFYLCNSSTSGDRVFRAGQYNFCGSGVAPREISRSFAQERHLTVNVHIEPELFGNFLGNPADQLPPELKHLIQQSTQEYYFRSGLTTVPMQVVLQQLLNCPYQGITKRLYLECKVWELLTLLIEQELDIRSGKSQVSSFLKRDDVDRIHHAKEILLNRLDNPPSLLELAHQVGLNDCKLKQGFRQVFGKTVFGYLHDYRLEQAQQLLTTGQINIREAAKAVGYTSQSAFAVAFKRKFGVNPKLFQKSTVLSVSMSNQSSTA from the coding sequence ATGGCGATCGCACTCTCTCAAGCTGACTACTGGGCATTATTTCAGGAAAGTGTAGAAGGTAAACAGCCTGCTTCTGATGAAGTTGATATCATTCGGAAATACCCGTCGCAGTTAGGACATGGGTTTTGGCGAGAGGTTGATCTGCGGGAAGGATTATATCTGACCATTGCTGACTATACGCTGCATGACGATGTGATTTCAGAAGCACCCGATCGAGAACACCCACTGGAATATATGTTTTATCTCTGCAATAGTTCCACCAGCGGCGATCGCGTCTTCAGGGCAGGGCAATATAACTTCTGTGGTAGCGGTGTAGCCCCCAGAGAAATCAGCCGATCCTTTGCTCAGGAACGGCACTTAACGGTTAATGTCCATATTGAACCAGAATTATTTGGCAACTTCTTAGGCAACCCAGCAGATCAACTTCCTCCTGAGTTAAAACACCTGATTCAGCAGTCCACTCAAGAATACTATTTTCGCTCTGGTCTCACCACAGTACCCATGCAGGTGGTCTTGCAACAACTGTTGAATTGCCCTTATCAAGGTATCACCAAACGCCTGTATCTAGAATGCAAAGTTTGGGAATTGTTGACCTTGTTAATTGAGCAAGAGTTAGATATTCGCAGCGGCAAATCTCAAGTTTCATCGTTTCTGAAGCGAGATGATGTCGATCGCATTCACCATGCCAAAGAAATTCTCCTCAACCGTTTAGACAATCCGCCTTCTTTGTTGGAGTTGGCTCATCAAGTTGGACTGAATGATTGCAAGCTCAAGCAAGGTTTTCGTCAGGTGTTTGGCAAAACGGTGTTTGGATATCTCCACGATTATCGATTGGAGCAAGCCCAACAATTGCTGACCACTGGACAAATTAATATCCGAGAAGCCGCGAAAGCAGTCGGCTATACGAGTCAGAGCGCGTTTGCTGTGGCATTCAAGAGGAAATTTGGCGTTAATCCTAAATTATTTCAGAAATCCACGGTTTTGTCTGTTTCTATGTCGAATCAGTCTTCAACTGCATGA
- a CDS encoding iron-siderophore ABC transporter substrate-binding protein — MGILSSKATPMKMFQRRITYLFLLGLLVCSVIGACGRSVNHPVKNSEQATPECRVVAHVMGKTCIPHNPKRVVTISHFALANALALGIKPIGSTSASSYSQDNFPPYLRREIGDIPVLGSQGMPNLEKISLLKPDLIISWDLAVRSIYPLLSQISPTIMLRFGETPDWKDFFNLMAEALGKQDVAQQEWDRYYQRIEKLKLALKNRYVDKTISVITLAEDSTVQVWGRNSFAGSILKDIGLKRPKSQDIDVPNGLVYYPLSEEKLGEMDADILFIQAREDVAAEASKKWQQDPLWRSLKAVQQRQVYVVDVYAWIGSNLIAADAVIDDLFKYLVDEQ; from the coding sequence GTGGGAATTTTAAGTAGCAAGGCGACACCAATGAAAATGTTTCAACGCCGTATTACCTATCTGTTTCTGCTAGGGCTTTTGGTTTGCTCAGTTATTGGAGCCTGTGGCAGGAGTGTTAACCATCCTGTCAAGAACTCAGAACAGGCAACACCAGAGTGTCGAGTTGTAGCTCATGTAATGGGGAAAACTTGTATTCCTCATAATCCTAAACGAGTGGTTACTATTTCTCACTTCGCTCTGGCTAATGCACTTGCTTTAGGGATCAAACCAATTGGCAGTACTTCAGCCTCCAGTTATTCACAAGATAACTTTCCTCCATATTTAAGAAGAGAAATAGGGGATATACCCGTACTAGGCAGTCAAGGTATGCCTAATTTGGAGAAAATATCGTTGCTCAAGCCTGATTTGATCATCAGTTGGGATCTTGCTGTTCGTAGTATTTACCCTCTTCTCTCTCAAATCAGCCCTACGATAATGCTGCGTTTTGGAGAAACTCCAGATTGGAAAGATTTTTTTAACCTCATGGCTGAAGCATTAGGAAAGCAGGATGTTGCACAACAAGAATGGGATAGATATTATCAACGAATTGAGAAGCTTAAATTAGCCTTAAAAAATCGATATGTGGATAAAACAATATCCGTCATCACTCTCGCTGAGGACAGTACTGTGCAGGTATGGGGTAGAAATTCATTTGCAGGATCTATTCTTAAAGATATCGGACTAAAACGTCCAAAATCACAAGATATTGATGTACCTAATGGTCTAGTTTACTATCCTCTTTCTGAAGAAAAGCTAGGAGAAATGGATGCTGATATTTTATTTATTCAAGCTCGTGAGGATGTAGCTGCTGAAGCATCTAAAAAGTGGCAACAAGACCCTCTCTGGCGATCGCTCAAGGCTGTTCAGCAACGTCAGGTGTATGTTGTAGACGTTTACGCCTGGATCGGATCAAATTTAATTGCTGCTGATGCTGTAATTGACGACCTGTTCAAATACTTGGTTGATGAGCAATAG